A portion of the Candidatus Pristimantibacillus lignocellulolyticus genome contains these proteins:
- a CDS encoding ABC transporter ATP-binding protein, with product MSQTPNNKDNIILSLDQLTKKIGQQTLVDQLSFQVRKGEIVGLLGPNGAGKTTTIRMIVGLIKMTSGDVFIQGKSIRSQFTEAIRHVGAIVENPEFYSFMTGLDNLKQYQRMSEGVTEERLQQVVKLVGLSDAMNKKVKAYSLGMRQRLGIAQALLHNPSILILDEPTNGLDPAGIREMRDYLKKIATVEGIAILVSSHLLSEMELMCSRVVVIQQGKFVTEQLLGDSASNIATNEGVKLMFIVDNAQLAASTIQTLPSVNVLTVNVEAKRVILQTKNEDVPSIVSALSKQGVGIYRIVEEKQTLEDEFLKWTGGGQIV from the coding sequence GTGAGTCAGACTCCAAACAACAAAGACAATATTATATTATCGTTAGATCAATTGACTAAGAAAATTGGTCAACAAACATTGGTAGATCAGTTGAGTTTTCAAGTTCGTAAAGGTGAAATTGTAGGGTTACTTGGTCCGAATGGTGCAGGTAAAACGACGACGATTCGAATGATCGTTGGATTGATCAAAATGACAAGTGGAGATGTATTCATTCAAGGTAAAAGTATTCGCAGTCAATTTACAGAAGCGATTAGACATGTTGGAGCAATCGTTGAGAATCCAGAATTCTATTCGTTCATGACAGGACTAGATAACTTGAAGCAATACCAAAGAATGTCTGAAGGTGTTACCGAAGAAAGATTGCAACAGGTCGTTAAGTTAGTTGGTCTATCGGATGCGATGAACAAGAAAGTAAAAGCATATTCATTAGGGATGCGACAACGTCTCGGTATTGCACAAGCGTTATTGCATAATCCAAGTATTCTTATCCTTGATGAACCAACGAATGGCCTTGACCCAGCAGGTATTCGTGAAATGCGTGATTATTTGAAGAAAATTGCAACTGTCGAAGGCATCGCAATTCTCGTATCCAGTCATCTGCTTTCTGAGATGGAGCTTATGTGTAGTCGTGTTGTAGTAATTCAACAAGGAAAATTTGTAACTGAGCAATTACTAGGTGATAGTGCGAGTAATATTGCAACTAATGAGGGTGTTAAGCTAATGTTTATTGTTGATAACGCACAATTAGCTGCTTCAACGATTCAGACTTTACCATCGGTTAATGTTTTAACTGTTAATGTCGAAGCAAAACGTGTAATTTTACAAACGAAGAATGAGGATGTGCCAAGTATCGTAAGTGCTCTGAGTAAGCAAGGTGTGGGGATATATCGGATCGTTGAAGAAAAACAAACACTTGAAGATGAGTTCTTGAAATGGACTGGAGGTGGCCAAATTGTCTAA
- a CDS encoding polysaccharide deacetylase family protein: MKKWSLLLLAFLCSNVLTAFETIDRKDRAYYEKTGYIIWEVKTDQKKIALTFDDGPDQNSTSEILDLLEQYGAKATFFVVGNKVKNNPELLRREYNEGHEIGNHTYKHLHMNRQVSLDAIQEEIEQTGNEIMNITGQYPTLFRPPGGVYTENSVQLVKQLGYKTILWSWHQDTNDWRHPGTQKIINKVLTNARNGDIVLMHDFNPGTKQTVNALKIILPALIERGFELVTVSELMNSAETELLFPDELK; the protein is encoded by the coding sequence ATGAAAAAGTGGTCATTATTACTACTAGCTTTTCTATGTTCAAATGTATTAACAGCGTTTGAAACAATCGATCGAAAAGATCGAGCCTACTATGAGAAAACAGGTTATATTATTTGGGAAGTAAAAACAGACCAGAAGAAAATTGCTCTTACCTTTGATGATGGTCCTGATCAGAATTCGACTTCTGAGATATTAGATCTATTAGAACAATATGGGGCAAAGGCAACTTTTTTTGTCGTTGGTAACAAAGTGAAAAATAACCCTGAGCTATTAAGACGAGAATACAATGAGGGGCATGAAATTGGTAATCATACATATAAACATCTCCACATGAATCGACAAGTTAGCTTAGACGCTATACAAGAAGAAATCGAACAAACAGGAAATGAAATTATGAATATTACCGGTCAGTACCCTACACTATTCCGTCCTCCTGGAGGGGTCTATACCGAAAACAGCGTGCAATTAGTAAAACAACTTGGCTACAAAACCATTCTCTGGTCTTGGCATCAAGATACAAATGATTGGAGACATCCAGGAACACAAAAAATTATTAATAAAGTACTTACAAATGCGAGGAATGGCGATATTGTCTTAATGCATGATTTCAATCCTGGAACGAAGCAAACGGTTAATGCACTTAAAATTATTTTGCCTGCTTTAATCGAACGTGGATTCGAGCTCGTTACCGTATCCGAATTAATGAATAGTGCAGAAACAGAGTTACTGTTTCCCGATGAATTAAAGTGA
- a CDS encoding ABC transporter permease, giving the protein MSNFMKLVQNEAQKLYKKKSFFIAYAIMAIMAIAAAIIINQTVLRENMGATDYVNLILGLDGFGSIFVLIAIIFTASIVTIEHQLGTIKFLLIRAHSRSTILASKYVTLILYIIALMLFTAIIALVMGVLLLDTSNLSMTLVLKNIGNTLLYTTVYATLMFMFGVLTRSMGATIGIGLVLNFTEGIFVMLLSRYEWAKYTLFLNTNLSAYSNGGAPMEGMTIGFSSIMIVLYMALFLAISFTVFNKRDI; this is encoded by the coding sequence TTGTCTAATTTCATGAAATTGGTACAAAATGAAGCGCAGAAGCTGTATAAGAAAAAAAGCTTTTTCATCGCTTATGCGATTATGGCAATTATGGCAATCGCAGCAGCAATTATCATTAATCAGACCGTATTGCGTGAAAATATGGGTGCAACCGATTATGTGAATCTCATATTAGGTCTAGATGGATTTGGCTCAATTTTTGTATTGATTGCTATTATTTTTACGGCAAGTATTGTAACGATAGAGCATCAACTTGGTACGATTAAGTTTCTATTAATACGTGCACATTCACGCTCTACCATTCTTGCTTCAAAATATGTCACATTAATTTTGTATATTATTGCACTGATGCTGTTTACTGCAATCATTGCATTAGTGATGGGGGTATTGCTACTTGATACGTCCAATCTTTCTATGACGCTTGTTTTGAAAAATATCGGAAATACATTACTATACACCACTGTATATGCAACGCTGATGTTTATGTTTGGGGTGTTAACAAGATCGATGGGTGCTACGATTGGTATTGGTCTAGTACTCAACTTCACAGAAGGAATTTTCGTTATGTTGTTATCACGATATGAATGGGCAAAGTATACGTTATTTCTAAATACTAATTTATCAGCTTATAGTAATGGCGGAGCACCTATGGAAGGTATGACAATAGGTTTTTCAAGTATTATGATTGTATTGTATATGGCTCTGTTCCTAGCCATTTCATTCACTGTATTCAACAAACGTGATATTTAA
- a CDS encoding GntR family transcriptional regulator — protein MAIEFDNNLPIYIQIMNYIKKQIITGHLKPGDKILSVRELATELQINPNTIQRTFQELEREMIVETKRGLGRYVTSEETKIMEIKKDMARDLLDHFIQGMQELGFDNVDIVKIVTHAVDESKEEQE, from the coding sequence ATGGCAATCGAATTTGATAATAATTTACCCATTTACATCCAGATCATGAATTATATTAAGAAGCAAATAATTACTGGACATCTAAAACCAGGCGATAAAATTTTGTCTGTTCGTGAATTGGCTACGGAGTTGCAAATTAACCCAAATACGATCCAAAGGACATTTCAAGAACTTGAACGAGAAATGATTGTTGAGACGAAGCGTGGATTAGGTAGATATGTGACAAGTGAGGAGACGAAAATTATGGAGATCAAAAAAGATATGGCACGAGATCTTTTAGATCATTTCATTCAAGGCATGCAAGAGTTAGGGTTTGATAATGTAGATATTGTTAAGATTGTAACCCATGCAGTGGATGAGTCCAAAGAAGAACAGGAGTGA
- a CDS encoding stalk domain-containing protein has protein sequence MRKFLKAMTTRLALLGMISLMLTGATSWLNPQVVNASSNFTVTGKDKIVFTMDSKVITFNGAKSTTDVPISVVKGVSYIQFKTIAKLYGFSVSYDSTTKSSVASLKNNKISFKQDSAIVNFNGKNIRATGATYTKSGNLMVPIRTWADMTGSKISVKGKQVTLDWNSAPSATFVVNEKKIIAGETTITTTDRSSSKLGFKIVAEEWIGKQSIYNEPGQYNVSHKVKDERGVWSDPYTVTINVLKANEAPIAAFTTDKDTYKLGEPVVYTNLSTDDAGITRNTWTGNEPAFFTPGKYTVTLTVLDGGGLTSTTSKEITVLDEVLYTKDQFYLNFTSIGNKFPIDSSLALQIPANPYTITPEDITITRTNSPEKLLGPAIDYTDTLSGKVRFNVHKQSGAQQELELHLIVTNENSETAYIDINNYAAAGPATYVTTSGKTAVKRYLQQLLDNEPVQRIALQPGESYDLFDDGSKALKTNQTRTIFAEYTVAEELPLKFNLIVTEKDADPIATLPTLQQSEHDTKHVRGTFAHGNRMITTDKVLGADGVADKLILGDKGEKAYDQLLQGIDAITGEAVTNWGNGGVLYKLQLEVAPNTAIVLNPRGGHYGGSFIVNDKVVELLSNSIIQGPTEAGFLHRTGNTQETVNLMFLVSPGSNMPLNLLFLPLPTLKN, from the coding sequence ATGAGAAAATTCCTCAAAGCAATGACAACACGATTAGCACTACTCGGCATGATATCACTAATGTTAACAGGCGCTACAAGTTGGTTAAACCCACAGGTAGTTAATGCTAGTAGTAATTTTACAGTTACTGGAAAAGACAAAATTGTTTTCACGATGGATAGTAAAGTAATTACCTTTAATGGTGCGAAGAGCACGACTGACGTTCCTATATCTGTCGTTAAAGGTGTATCTTATATTCAGTTCAAAACAATTGCCAAGTTATACGGTTTCAGTGTAAGTTACGATTCAACAACAAAATCTTCTGTTGCTTCTCTCAAAAACAACAAGATTTCATTCAAACAAGATTCTGCTATTGTTAATTTTAACGGTAAAAATATTAGAGCTACTGGAGCTACATACACAAAGAGTGGTAACTTAATGGTCCCTATTAGAACTTGGGCTGATATGACTGGTAGTAAAATATCAGTAAAAGGAAAACAAGTTACACTGGACTGGAATTCTGCACCATCAGCTACTTTTGTAGTTAATGAAAAGAAAATTATCGCTGGCGAAACGACAATTACAACAACTGATCGATCTTCGAGCAAATTAGGTTTTAAAATTGTAGCCGAGGAATGGATTGGTAAACAATCGATCTATAACGAGCCTGGTCAATACAATGTCTCACATAAAGTTAAAGATGAACGCGGCGTTTGGAGTGATCCGTACACTGTAACAATTAACGTATTAAAAGCAAATGAAGCACCTATTGCAGCTTTCACAACCGATAAAGATACGTATAAATTAGGTGAACCTGTTGTATATACGAATCTAAGTACTGACGATGCAGGAATTACTCGTAACACTTGGACTGGCAACGAGCCTGCTTTCTTTACTCCAGGTAAATATACAGTAACGTTAACTGTTCTAGACGGCGGAGGTCTTACTTCCACGACTAGCAAAGAAATTACAGTTTTAGATGAAGTATTGTATACAAAAGATCAATTCTATCTAAATTTCACAAGTATCGGTAACAAGTTCCCTATCGATTCTAGTCTAGCTTTACAAATACCTGCGAATCCTTATACGATAACACCTGAAGATATTACAATTACGCGTACAAATAGTCCTGAGAAACTTTTGGGGCCAGCTATCGATTATACGGATACTCTTAGTGGGAAAGTGAGATTTAATGTACACAAGCAAAGTGGCGCACAACAAGAACTTGAATTACACCTAATCGTAACGAATGAAAATTCCGAAACTGCCTATATCGATATTAATAATTACGCAGCAGCTGGACCTGCAACTTATGTTACGACAAGTGGTAAAACAGCAGTTAAACGCTATCTTCAACAATTATTAGACAATGAACCTGTACAACGAATTGCTCTTCAACCAGGCGAATCTTACGATCTTTTTGATGATGGATCAAAAGCGTTGAAAACGAATCAAACAAGAACTATTTTCGCTGAATATACAGTTGCTGAAGAACTTCCACTTAAATTCAATTTAATAGTTACTGAAAAAGATGCTGATCCAATCGCTACACTTCCTACATTGCAACAAAGTGAACATGATACAAAGCATGTTCGTGGTACTTTTGCACATGGTAACCGTATGATTACAACAGATAAAGTATTAGGTGCTGATGGTGTTGCTGATAAATTGATCTTGGGTGACAAAGGTGAGAAAGCATATGATCAGTTGCTACAAGGAATTGACGCTATTACAGGCGAAGCTGTAACGAACTGGGGTAATGGTGGCGTATTATACAAACTTCAGCTTGAAGTTGCTCCAAACACTGCCATTGTATTAAACCCTCGTGGTGGACATTATGGTGGATCCTTTATCGTTAACGATAAAGTGGTAGAGCTACTAAGCAATAGTATTATTCAAGGACCTACAGAAGCTGGTTTCTTACACCGCACTGGTAATACTCAAGAAACGGTAAATTTAATGTTCTTAGTGTCACCAGGCAGTAATATGCCACTAAATCTTCTGTTCCTGCCTTTACCAACATTAAAAAACTAA
- a CDS encoding ABC transporter ATP-binding protein — protein MEPLLEFRDVVKKYGAKSAVDHVSFQIQPGKIVGLLGSNGSGKSTIMKIAAGITHPTSGQVLIDGTGVGIKTKAITSFMPDSTLTDEWMRVKDAIAFYQDNYADFDSSKAKDMLDFMKLNNQDRVNTLSKGMKERLQLTLTLSRNAKLYMLDEPIGGVDPVARGKILDAIVEYYNEESSIIVSTHLLQDIERIFDEVILVKNGKLLLQDEVENIRINKKKSIDELFKEVYAEC, from the coding sequence ATGGAACCTTTATTAGAGTTTCGTGATGTCGTGAAGAAATATGGAGCGAAGTCGGCAGTAGATCATGTTTCTTTTCAAATACAACCTGGGAAAATTGTTGGACTTCTCGGTAGTAATGGTAGTGGAAAAAGCACGATAATGAAGATTGCTGCAGGAATTACTCATCCTACTTCAGGTCAAGTCCTCATTGATGGCACAGGTGTTGGTATTAAGACGAAGGCGATCACTTCTTTCATGCCTGACAGTACGCTTACAGATGAATGGATGAGGGTAAAAGATGCGATTGCTTTCTACCAAGATAACTATGCTGATTTTGATTCTTCAAAAGCTAAAGATATGTTAGATTTTATGAAATTGAACAATCAAGATCGAGTAAATACATTATCCAAAGGGATGAAAGAACGTTTGCAATTGACATTAACTTTATCCCGTAATGCAAAGTTGTATATGCTCGATGAACCAATTGGTGGGGTTGATCCTGTCGCAAGAGGAAAAATATTAGATGCAATCGTGGAATATTATAATGAAGAGAGCAGTATTATTGTTTCTACGCACTTACTCCAAGATATTGAACGGATATTTGATGAAGTGATTCTTGTGAAGAACGGTAAGCTTCTATTGCAAGATGAAGTTGAGAACATTCGCATCAATAAGAAGAAAAGTATTGATGAACTGTTCAAGGAGGTGTACGCTGAATGTTAA
- a CDS encoding ROK family protein, producing MLGHNTYVIGVDIGKTTTLVALVNGNGEILHQIEFPTLPEHGWENTLSTIVEAVTSLECHIPERGIWIGIGISSAGVINCERISIVYASNLGWHNAEVGTILKERFNVPVRIGNDANVAAVAEYVWGAKKEMKDLIYITVSTGIGAGIINGGQLLKGESYSAGEFGHITIDVMGQQCRCGNYGCLENYCSGTAIANIANRRLGKLKGRSWTTKDVFDAARNGNGIALDIVKVAGIYLGNSIVSLIHLFNPTKVILGGGIINNDNLLFEEAYKTINNRCLPTMRNQVTVQKTSFGREIGVLGAAGIFFMDAANSQ from the coding sequence ATGCTAGGTCATAATACATATGTAATCGGAGTTGATATTGGTAAAACTACGACTCTTGTAGCACTAGTTAATGGAAATGGAGAAATATTGCATCAAATTGAGTTTCCGACGTTGCCTGAGCATGGATGGGAGAATACGCTCTCGACAATTGTGGAAGCGGTTACTTCCTTGGAATGTCATATTCCAGAACGTGGTATATGGATTGGCATTGGTATTTCATCCGCTGGAGTTATCAACTGCGAACGTATAAGTATTGTTTATGCCTCTAATCTAGGTTGGCATAATGCGGAAGTAGGAACTATTCTTAAAGAGAGATTTAATGTACCTGTCAGAATAGGAAATGATGCTAATGTGGCTGCGGTAGCAGAATATGTCTGGGGTGCTAAGAAAGAAATGAAAGATCTTATTTATATTACGGTGAGCACTGGTATTGGAGCTGGTATTATTAATGGTGGTCAACTCTTGAAGGGCGAGTCATATAGTGCTGGAGAATTTGGACATATAACGATAGACGTAATGGGTCAACAGTGCCGATGTGGAAACTATGGTTGTCTTGAAAATTATTGTTCAGGTACAGCTATCGCTAATATCGCGAACAGACGATTAGGTAAACTTAAAGGTCGTTCTTGGACTACGAAAGATGTATTTGATGCTGCGCGTAATGGAAATGGAATAGCACTTGATATCGTAAAAGTAGCTGGAATATATCTTGGCAATTCGATAGTTTCATTAATTCATTTATTTAATCCTACTAAGGTTATATTAGGTGGCGGAATAATAAATAATGATAATTTACTATTCGAGGAAGCTTATAAGACGATCAATAATCGATGCTTACCGACGATGCGCAATCAAGTTACAGTACAAAAAACATCGTTTGGTAGAGAGATCGGAGTACTTGGTGCAGCAGGTATTTTCTTTATGGACGCAGCAAATTCTCAATGA